attcaaaggTGAAATTTAGGATTAAAGTTTGTTGTATGAAAGTTCGTTcgttatacttatttaaaaacatcactGACATTTATTTTTCCCTTTCaagttgattttaaatatcttttaattaaacgaatatacATTGATTTCTAGTTTCAGAGAGCTTCTCAAGCTTCAAGTAGTAAGTGACATGAAAacttcataataaaacaaaagttaagaTAGGTAcatcaaaacatttaatatattgcaatttttatcttaatttgatCTAATTTTAGCAAAGTTTCATCACCAAAACTGGCAATCCTGCCGCCGGTGATCCAGCAGCATCAGCAGTATCAGCACCACCACTCTTTGCACAGGAACCTGTGTAAAATTCATTCTATAGGATTAAGTATTATCATGTGTTGACCGGGTTCTCGATGTAGCAAGCTTGGTATTCTGGAACCGCCGCTACCACTTAATAGATTACGCCCAGGTTGAATACCAGGTGGTGCCTCAAAACAGTCTGCTTTACAAGGTAAATCCCATAAACAAGGCGACGGCGGTTTCCAGTGTACACAGCCAGGTCTAGTACACACTTCTTTAACCGTATCTATTCGTTGTGATCGATCATTAGGTTTTTTAGTATctgtagttaatatttttttattttgtatattgttgaTAATTGCATTCATTGTTTGTTCGTCCAGAACGAAAAGACTTTCAGGTGTATTCTTACTGTTTAAATCTCTAGTGAAATCTTTATTTACTCGATTAGGAAGGGGTGTAGGTAACTTACAACAACATTGTTCCTTTTTAGTCGATGAACCGTCAGGTACCACGCCTTTTAGTTCACAAACTATGAACCTTTTACCACCACTAGATCCGAAATTCGATTCTGCTAAATCTCCCGAAGTGCCCGCTTGAGCCCGAAGATGAGCTGCTAGCGGAGCCGGATCTGCAAGTCCACGCGCTCGCGCTAGTTGACTTGGAGCACATAAAGGGTCAGGTAAAACTAAACATGCCGCCTCTCCACCACAACCAGTACGCCGACAATCATGTTGAAGACCATTTCTTTTTATGCAATGACAGCTATAATACATAATTCCGCCACGGAGTTCACGGCTTTTTGTTCTCTTCAGCTGATTTTCCTTTGATCCTGTTTTTTCTGCATCGTTTTCTTCCGCGGTGGGAGCCCCCTTTTCGGCTGCTCTAcctatctaaaaaataaaaagtaaattagtttCAAAGTGTACATCATGTCCGCCGtgaaaatagttttgtattaccCGAATTTTTTTTGCCAATCAGTTGATTAACGATGCAGTTGCTAC
The nucleotide sequence above comes from Vanessa tameamea isolate UH-Manoa-2023 chromosome 2, ilVanTame1 primary haplotype, whole genome shotgun sequence. Encoded proteins:
- the LOC113393625 gene encoding uncharacterized protein LOC113393625 isoform X1, whose protein sequence is MCSPCGPMVCYKYEDCGPPVSRAAEKGAPTAEENDAEKTGSKENQLKRTKSRELRGGIMYYSCHCIKRNGLQHDCRRTGCGGEAACLVLPDPLCAPSQLARARGLADPAPLAAHLRAQAGTSGDLAESNFGSSGGKRFIVCELKGVVPDGSSTKKEQCCCKLPTPLPNRVNKDFTRDLNSKNTPESLFVLDEQTMNAIINNIQNKKILTTDTKKPNDRSQRIDTVKEVCTRPGCVHWKPPSPCLWDLPCKADCFEAPPGIQPGRNLLSGSGGSRIPSLLHREPGQHMIILNPIE
- the LOC113393625 gene encoding uncharacterized protein LOC113393625 isoform X2, whose product is MCSPCGPMVCYKYEDCGPPIGRAAEKGAPTAEENDAEKTGSKENQLKRTKSRELRGGIMYYSCHCIKRNGLQHDCRRTGCGGEAACLVLPDPLCAPSQLARARGLADPAPLAAHLRAQAGTSGDLAESNFGSSGGKRFIVCELKGVVPDGSSTKKEQCCCSCAKSGGADTADAAGSPAAGLPVLVMKLC